A genome region from Macrotis lagotis isolate mMagLag1 chromosome 4, bilby.v1.9.chrom.fasta, whole genome shotgun sequence includes the following:
- the FGFBP3 gene encoding fibroblast growth factor-binding protein 3 yields MEFVRISNRRLALWGPGRDEPDAGFPWPGTVLFPPFRRLPAGVSPHKGFRSICGNFLASPGDALGGSPPLLKPSGSPKERSIPPRQRSRAMRFPGPSFPLLLLGCCLLGASTARKNRDSPRGAAESVSGAAGGSSGRFSSPEQHACSWQILLPAPGAAEGAGAGSELAVSCQGPDGSRYQCAYRGEPQRCAAYNARGPQYWKQVVGKLRKKRRPCHDPAPLKARLCGGKKGLGAELQLSPRPLDAAGAGPGPAATLLLAEGKGKGRGRARGQGRAREPAPGAEEALGPPRAPPPSGAPAKEKGSGRKGHGGKRKETPPSDQERPMEAGPAPGGPLEFNEELTETYCAEKWHSLCNFFVNFWNG; encoded by the exons ATGGAATTTGTGAGGATTTCTAATCGAAGGCTTGCTTTATGGGGCCCGGGAAGGGACGAGCCGGATGCTGGCTTTCCTTGGCCAGGTACTgtactttttcctccctttcgCCGACTCCCGGCAGGAGTTTCACCGCACAAAGGATTTCGAAGTATATGCGGCAATTTTCTTGCGA GTCCCGGGGATGCTCTTGGCGGGTCCCCTCCTCTGTTGAAGCCGTCTGGGTCACCGAAGGAGCGGAGCATCCCACCGCGGCAGAGATCGCGGGCCATGAGGTTTCCCGGGCCATCGTTCCCGCTGCTGCTCCTGGGCTGCTGCCTCCTCGGGGCATCGACAGCCAGGAAGAACCGGGACAGCCCGCGGGGGGCGGCCGAGTCGGTGTCGGGCGCCGCCGGGGGCTCTTCGGGTCGCTTCTCCAGCCCCGAGCAGCATGCGTGCAGCTGGCAGATCCTGCTGCCGGCCCCCGGAGCCGCCGAGGGAGCCGGCGCGGGCAGCGAGCTGGCGGTGAGCTGCCAGGGCCCCGACGGCTCGCGCTACCAGTGCGCCTACCGCGGCGAGCCCCAGCGCTGCGCCGCCTACAACGCCCGCGGCCCGCAGTACTGGAAGCAGGTGGTGGGCAAGCTGAGGAAGAAGAGGCGGCCCTGCCACGACCCGGCTCCGCTCAAAGCGCGGCTCTGCGGCGGCAAGAAGGGACTCGGGGCCGAGCTCCAGCTGAGCCCCCGGCCGCTCGACGCCGCCGGcgccgggcccggcccggccgccacCCTGCTCCTGGCCGAGGGCAAGGGCAAGGGCAGGGGCCGCGCCAGGGGCCAGGGTCGGGCCCGGGAGCCCGCCCCGGGAGCTGAGGAAGCGCTCGGCCCTCCCCGAGCCCCGCCGCCGTCGGGGGCCCCGGCCAAGGAGAAGGGTTCGGGGAGGAAGGGCCACGGGGGCAAGCGCAAGGAGACCCCGCCATCGGACCAGGAGAGGCCCATGGAGGCGGGCCCGGCCCCGGGGGGCCCGCTGGAGTTCAACGAAGAGTTGACGGAAACCTACTGCGCAGAAAAATGGCACTCGCTGTGCAACTTCTTCGTCAACTTCTGGAATGGCTGA